Proteins from a genomic interval of Romeriopsis navalis LEGE 11480:
- a CDS encoding DUF1565 domain-containing protein, with amino-acid sequence MPIQGSTSNKQSHTAPSVRRVFRPLALSSLAVATGVVLTFGQSPVTIAQSGGDRPIQLAQVPVGATVLYVNPTLGTDAGGRGAQAAPLKTITYALQQATAGTPTVIQLAGGSYSENSGEEFPLKLKDNVTLLGNEQAKGQGIVIVGGGRVISPSFASQNVTILAANNSVVRGVTVTNPKSRGSGIWIESTNPVIANNTFVENARDGVFITGTGNPIVASNIFQGNSGNGVAIARSAAGSVANNLFQDNGFGLAIGDTATTVLQNNQITKNISGIYVNGSARPILRNNAITSNKENGIVITTNGNPDLGTTASNGGNIIRDNNSSGRSSVYDIYNATKNKISAVGNDIDKISGPVDFSAAPVPTPTPSPSPTPSPSPTPTPSPSPTPSPSPTPTPSPSPTPSPSPSPSPSPTPAPVTFKDLPANYWAKGFIETLAAQGVISGFPDGSFKPDAPVTRAQFAALINKAYAPAPIRQAINFGDVRSNYWAFSAIQTASKGGYLAGYPNGTFQPEQKIPRVQIVVAIANGIGYGRQSADQSLLNKLADGASVPNYAKNSVAAATQRKILVNYPIPARFGPNREATRAEVAALIYQSLVDLGRVPAINSPYVFKP; translated from the coding sequence ATGCCGATTCAGGGTTCTACTTCCAATAAACAATCTCACACAGCGCCATCGGTCCGCCGTGTCTTCCGTCCACTCGCCCTATCAAGTTTGGCCGTGGCAACCGGTGTCGTACTGACCTTCGGGCAATCACCAGTGACGATCGCACAGTCGGGGGGAGACCGCCCGATCCAACTGGCGCAGGTTCCCGTCGGCGCCACAGTCCTCTATGTCAACCCAACGCTCGGCACCGACGCGGGCGGCCGTGGCGCCCAAGCGGCACCCCTCAAAACCATCACCTACGCATTGCAGCAGGCCACTGCCGGAACGCCAACGGTGATTCAGCTAGCCGGCGGTAGCTATAGCGAGAATAGCGGTGAAGAATTCCCATTGAAGCTGAAGGATAATGTCACGCTGTTGGGCAATGAGCAAGCCAAAGGCCAAGGCATTGTAATTGTTGGTGGCGGCAGAGTGATTAGCCCCTCATTTGCCAGCCAAAACGTCACGATTCTGGCGGCGAACAATTCCGTGGTGCGTGGCGTTACGGTGACTAACCCCAAAAGTCGTGGTTCAGGGATTTGGATTGAGTCAACTAACCCAGTGATTGCGAATAATACCTTCGTCGAGAATGCCCGCGATGGCGTTTTTATTACAGGTACCGGCAATCCGATCGTCGCCAGTAATATCTTCCAAGGGAACTCCGGCAACGGCGTCGCCATCGCTCGCTCTGCCGCTGGCTCCGTTGCGAACAACCTCTTCCAAGACAATGGCTTTGGTCTGGCGATCGGCGATACGGCTACAACCGTCTTGCAGAACAACCAAATCACTAAGAACATTTCGGGCATCTATGTCAATGGGTCCGCCCGACCCATTCTACGCAACAATGCGATTACGTCAAACAAAGAGAACGGCATTGTCATTACCACCAACGGCAACCCTGACCTTGGCACAACCGCCAGCAATGGTGGCAATATTATCCGCGACAATAACAGTAGTGGCCGCTCTAGCGTGTACGATATCTACAACGCTACAAAGAATAAGATTTCCGCCGTCGGCAATGACATTGACAAAATCTCTGGGCCGGTAGACTTTTCTGCGGCGCCAGTGCCGACACCAACACCGAGTCCTTCACCAACACCGAGTCCTTCGCCGACACCAACACCGAGTCCTTCACCAACACCGAGTCCTTCGCCGACACCAACACCGAGTCCTTCACCGACACCATCGCCAAGTCCCTCGCCCTCGCCGAGCCCCACGCCCGCACCGGTGACATTTAAGGATCTGCCCGCCAACTACTGGGCCAAGGGATTTATTGAAACATTGGCAGCTCAAGGCGTGATTAGCGGCTTCCCCGATGGTTCATTCAAGCCTGATGCACCGGTCACACGGGCACAGTTTGCCGCGCTGATTAACAAAGCCTATGCCCCCGCACCCATTCGCCAGGCGATTAACTTTGGTGATGTGCGTTCAAACTACTGGGCCTTCAGCGCGATTCAAACCGCCTCAAAAGGTGGCTACCTTGCAGGCTATCCCAACGGCACCTTTCAGCCTGAGCAAAAGATTCCCCGTGTGCAGATTGTCGTGGCGATCGCCAATGGCATTGGCTATGGCCGTCAATCAGCGGACCAAAGTTTGCTCAACAAACTCGCCGACGGAGCCAGCGTTCCTAACTACGCCAAAAACTCCGTCGCCGCCGCCACGCAGCGGAAGATCTTGGTGAACTATCCCATCCCAGCACGGTTTGGCCCAAATCGCGAAGCAACCCGCGCAGAAGTGGCGGCACTGATCTACCAATCCTTGGTCGATCTCGGGCGCGTACCCGCGATTAATTCGCCTTACGTATTCAAGCCGTAG